A window of Solanum stenotomum isolate F172 chromosome 3, ASM1918654v1, whole genome shotgun sequence contains these coding sequences:
- the LOC125857792 gene encoding protein STRUBBELIG-RECEPTOR FAMILY 6: MRLLLLPILIGILLYCANYAIADTDPNDASALRVLYSSLNSPGQLTKWNANGGNPCGESWTGITCSGNRVTEIKISGLGLSGSLGYQLASLTSVTNFDISNNNLGNQLPYQLPPNVQRLNLAANGFNGALPYSVSQMTSLRYLNVSHNQIQGQVTVAFDSLSSLDTLDFSFNAMTGDLPQSFKALTSMNKMYLQNNQFTGTIDILANLPLDDLNVENNRFTGWVPDHLKGITKSNGNSWNSGSAPPPPPGTPPASRPHHKSGGNNSPTDGASSGDGGGKSGIGGGAIAGIVISVLVVGAIVAFFVIKKRLKRSSTDIEKHDNQPFAPLAPPQEVHELKTNEASSAPIVKVFEAPAVVNLRPPPIERHKSFDEVDIAAKPIVPPKKVNTAKIDARQYSIADLQMATDSFNVDNLIGEGSFGRVYRAQFDDGKVLAVKKINSSALQNPEDFLDIVSEISRLHHPNVTELVGYCSEHGQHLLVYEFHKNGSLHDFLHLSDEESKPLTWNSRVKIALGTARALEYLHEVCSPSLVHKNIKSANIVLDAELNPHLSDCGLASLIADADQALNHNTGSGYGSPEVAMSGLCTIKSDVYSFGVVMLELLTGRKPFDSARTRSEQSLVRWATPQLHDIDALAKMVDPALEGLYPVKSLSRFADVIALCVQPEPEFRPPMSEVVEALVRLVQRANMSKRTFGADQGTSRGETDGPDYEP; encoded by the exons ATGAGGTTGCTGCTGCTGCCGATACTCATCGGCATTTTGCTTTATTGTGCTAATTATGCCATTGCCGACACAGATCCAAATGACG CTTCTGCTCTGAGAGTTCTGTATAGCAGCCTAAATTCACCTGGACAGCTAACAAAATGGAATGCCAATGGTGGTAATCCTTGTGGAGAATCCTGGACAGGTATTACTTGCTCGGGCAATAGAGTTACTGAAAT CAAGATATCAGGTCTTGGACTCTCTGGTTCACTGGGCTACCAATTAGCAAGTCTTACATCGGTGACTAATTT TGACATAAGTAATAACAATTTGGGAAACCAGTTACCTTATCAGCTTCCTCCAAATGTGCAAAGATT AAACCTTGCTGCTAATGGTTTTAATGGTGCCCTTCCATATTCTGTTTCGCAGATGACTTCCCTCCGATACTT AAATGTCAGTCATAATCAAATTCAAGGACAAGTGACTGTCGCGTTCGACTCTCTGTCTTCTCTCGATACATT GGATTTCTCATTCAATGCTATGACGGGTGATCTTCCTCAGAGCTTCAAGGCACTGACTAGTATGAATAAAAT GTATTTGCAGAACAACCAGTTTACAGGAACTATTGATATCTTAGCCAATCTTCCTCTTGATGATTT GAATGTTGAGAACAACCGTTTTACTGGCTGGGTTCCTGATCACTTGAAAGGGATCACGAA ATCAAATGGTAACTCATGGAACTCAGGATCTGCACCCCCTCCTCCACCTGGCACACCCCCTGCAAGCAGGCCGCACCACAAATCTGGAGGCAATAATAGCCCTACTGATGGTGCAAGCAGTGGTGATGGTGGTGGTAAATCGGGGATAGGGGGTGGAGCCATTGCAGGCATAGTGATATCTGTTCTAGTTGTTGGGGCAATTGTAGCATTCTTTGTTATCAAGAAGAGATTGAAGCGGTCATCGACGGACATTGAGAAACATGATAATCAGCCATTTGCTCCTCTTGCTCCCCCCCAGGAAGTACATG aattgaaaactaatGAAGCTTCCTCTGCGCCAATAGTGAAAGTATTTGAAGCTCCTGCAGTAGTAAATCTAAGACCTCCACCTATTGAACGCCACAAGTCATTTGACGAAGTTGACATAGCAGCAAAACCAATTGTCCCACCAAAGAAAGTTAATACAGCTAAAATAGATGCAAGACAATATTCAATCGCAGACCTACAGATGGCGACTGATAGCTTCAATGTTGATAACCTTATTGGCGAGGGATCATTTGGGCGTGTTTATAGGGCTCAGTTCGATGATGGAAAG GTTCTTGCAGTCAAGAAAATCAACTCTTCTGCACTCCAGAATCCTGAAGATTTTCTCGATATTGTTTCTGAGATATCACGGTTGCACCATCCAAATGTTACTGAGCTGGTTGGATATTGTTCAGAGCACGGGCAGCATCTGCTGGTTTATGAATTCCACAAAAATGGTTCTCTGCATGATTTCCTGCATCTGTCAGATGAGGAAAGCAAGCCTCTAACATGGAATAGCCGAGTTAAGATTGCACTAGGCACAGCAAGAGCACTAGA GTATCTGCACGAAGTTTGTTCACCATCTTTGGTTCACAAGAATATCAAGTCTGCAAATATTGTACTTGATGCAGAACTCAATCCTCATCTATCAGACTGTGGATTGGCAAGTCTAATTGCTGATGCAGATCAG GCATTGAACCATAATACAGGATCGGGATATGGTTCCCCCGAAGTTGCTATGTCCGGACTCTGTACCATAAAAAGTGATGTGTACAGCTTTGGAGTGGTTATGTTGGAACTTCTTACCGGACGAAAACCTTTTGATAG CGCAAGAACAAGATCTGAACAATCTCTAGTTAGATGGGCAACACCTCAGCTGCATGATATTGATGCCCTAGCTAAGATGGTTGATCCAGCACTTGAGGGGCTCTATCCTGTTAAATCTCTATCACGCTTTGCTGATGTAATAGCTCTCTGTGTCCAG CCTGAGCCCGAGTTCAGGCCACCTATGTCGGAAGTGGTTGAAGCATTAGTTCGGCTAGTGCAACGAGCAAACATGAGCAAGAGGACATTTGGTGCTGATCAGGGTACTTCAAGGGGTGAAACAGATGGCCCGGACTATGAACCATAG
- the LOC125857800 gene encoding 26S proteasome regulatory subunit 7 homolog A, translating to MAPAADVEDEIKDEKNPRPLDEDDIALLKTYGLGPYSTSIKKAEKEIKEMAKKINDLCGIKESDTGLAVPSQWDLVSDKQMMQEEQPLQVARCTKIISPNTEDAKYVINVKQIAKFVVGLGDKVSPTDIEEGMRVGVDRNKYQIQIPLPPKIDPSVTMMTVEEKPDVTYNDVGGCKEQIEKMREVVELPMLHPEKFVKLGIDPPKGVLCYGPPGTGKTLLARAVANRTDACFIRVIGSELVQKYVGEGARMVRELFQMARSKKACIVFFDEVDAIGGARFDDGVGGDNEVQRTMLEIVNQLDGFDARGNIKVLMATNRPDTLDPALLRPGRLDRKVEFGLPDLESRTQIFKIHTRTMNCERDIRFELLARLCPNSTGADIRSVCTEAGMYAIRARRKTVTEKDFLDAVNKVIKGYQKFSATPKYMVYN from the exons GGTTTGGGGCCTTATTCCACAAGCATAAAGAAAGCTGAGAAGGAAATCAAGGAAATggcaaaaaagataaatgatttGTGTG GTATTAAGGAATCTGACACTGGGTTGGCTGTACCAAGTCAGTGGGATCTAGTTTCAGATAAACAGATGATGCAGGAGGAGCAACCTCTTCAG GTGGCTAGGTGTACAAAGATAATTAGCCCCAATACTGAAGATGCAAAATATGTTATAAATGTCAAGCAAATTGCTAAG TTTGTTGTTGGATTAGGTGATAAAGTTTCACCAACTGATATAGAAGAAGGCATGAGAGTCGG CGTTGATAGgaataaatatcaaattcagATTCCGTTGCCCCCCAAAATTGATCCAAGTGTCACAATGATGACTGTCGAGGAAAAACCTGATGTTACATATAATGATGTTGGAGGATGTAAAGAACAAATTGAGAAGATGCGAGAG GTTGTTGAACTTCCCATGCTTCACCCTGAAAAATTTGTCAAACTTGGAATTGATCCCCCTAAGGGTGTTCTCTGCTATGGTCCTCCTGGTACTGGGAAAACATTGCTTGCCAGAGCTGTTGCAAATCGTACGGATGCATGCTTCATTCGTGTTATTGGTAGTGAGCTTGTTCAGAAATATGTTGGTGAGGGGGCTAGAATGGTTCGTGAACTGTTCCAG ATGGCACGCTCCAAGAAGGCCTGCATTGTGTTTTTCGACGAAGTAGATGCCATTGGAGGTGCACGATTTGATGATGGAGTTGGGGGAGACAATGAGGTTCAAAGAACCATGCTTGAAATTGTGAACCAGCTTGATGGTTTTGATGCTCGAGGGAATATTAAAGTTCTCATGGCAACCAATAG ACCTGATACACTTGATCCAGCTTTATTACGTCCTGGTCGATTGGATCGGAAAGTTGAATTTGGGCTGCCTGATTTGGAGAGTAGAACACAGATATTCAAGATTCACACACGGACAATGAACTGCGAGCGGGATATTCGGTTTGAACTCTTGGCCCGACTCTGTCCTAACTCTACAG GAGCTGACATTAGAAGTGTGTGCACGGAAGCTGGAATGTATGCTATTCGAGCAAGGAGGAAAACTGTCACGGAGAAAGACTTTTTAGATGCTGTCAATAAAGTCATCAAAGGGTATCAGAAGTTCAGTGCAACACCGAAGTACATGGTCTACAATTGA